In Amycolatopsis endophytica, the following are encoded in one genomic region:
- a CDS encoding DUF6403 family protein, producing the protein MTWLVWLIGAVVLVAAGVAVVLPRGRRQERGAAWSLVRNAVDKATISRDAARRDVPEADQFLARAERMLADGGGPNAARAAAGYARHADRLWREAR; encoded by the coding sequence TTGACGTGGCTCGTGTGGCTCATCGGTGCCGTGGTGCTCGTCGCCGCGGGGGTTGCCGTCGTGCTTCCCCGTGGGCGGCGGCAAGAACGGGGCGCGGCGTGGTCGCTCGTCCGCAACGCGGTCGACAAAGCGACCATCAGCCGTGACGCTGCCCGGCGCGACGTTCCCGAAGCAGACCAGTTCCTCGCCCGTGCCGAGCGGATGCTGGCCGACGGTGGCGGTCCGAACGCGGCACGCGCCGCGGCCGGTTACGCCCGCCACGCGGACCGGCTGTGGCGGGAGGCCCGGTGA